A genomic stretch from Pararhizobium sp. IMCC21322 includes:
- a CDS encoding FadR/GntR family transcriptional regulator, which produces MLASDNIVVTGDALSGLRQYILSSGLKPGQRLPSERKLTTELGYSRNTLRKALDALEREGTIWRHVGKGTFVAATVEDLDSMTASPIELGKQLTPFRMMRARLAVEPAIAREAAINASGEALSRMRVAMERARAAENWKMYEVQDDHFHRAIAEASDNLLLLSIFDQLNLVHRAVAWGSVTRQSIKPPSHHTSFKEHADIASAISNREPAAAYDAMRVHLKSVSGRLFGDI; this is translated from the coding sequence ATGCTCGCATCTGATAATATTGTAGTGACGGGTGATGCCCTGAGTGGATTGCGTCAATACATCCTGTCCAGTGGGTTGAAGCCCGGACAGCGGCTGCCCTCCGAGCGCAAATTAACCACAGAGCTTGGATATAGCCGCAATACGTTGCGCAAAGCACTGGATGCTTTGGAACGCGAGGGCACGATCTGGCGGCATGTCGGCAAGGGTACATTCGTCGCTGCGACTGTTGAAGATCTTGACAGCATGACTGCATCGCCAATTGAACTTGGCAAACAACTTACGCCGTTTCGAATGATGCGCGCCCGTCTTGCTGTGGAACCTGCAATTGCGCGCGAGGCTGCAATCAACGCCTCAGGGGAAGCACTGAGCCGGATGCGTGTTGCCATGGAGCGTGCACGCGCTGCTGAGAATTGGAAAATGTATGAAGTGCAGGATGACCACTTCCATCGCGCCATTGCCGAGGCAAGTGACAATCTTTTGCTGCTGTCAATTTTCGATCAGTTGAATCTTGTACACCGCGCCGTAGCGTGGGGCAGCGTCACACGCCAATCCATAAAGCCGCCGTCACACCACACCAGCTTCAAGGAACATGCAGATATCGCTTCTGCGATCTCCAATCGAGAACCGGCTGCCGCCTATGATGCCATGCGGGTGCATTTGAAATCGGTCTCAGGCCGATTGTTTGGAGATATTTGA
- a CDS encoding Lrp/AsnC family transcriptional regulator — protein sequence MQAVFVQIKCHLGKAYEVANQIADAEIASEIYSTAGDFDLLVKFYVGEGEDIGHFVTQKIQHFTGIKDTRTIPTFKAF from the coding sequence ATGCAGGCCGTTTTCGTACAAATCAAATGCCATTTGGGAAAAGCCTATGAAGTGGCAAATCAGATTGCTGATGCGGAGATTGCGTCTGAAATCTACTCAACCGCGGGCGACTTTGACCTTCTGGTCAAATTTTACGTGGGAGAGGGCGAAGACATAGGGCATTTTGTCACGCAGAAGATCCAGCACTTCACCGGAATCAAGGACACGCGCACCATCCCAACCTTCAAGGCTTTTTAA
- a CDS encoding AEC family transporter — MLQVATLAFPFFGLIFLGFFAGRIFKVPAEGLAWLNIFIIYFALPALFFQLISKTPIEELANWTYVFSTSFSTYCAFALAFCIGIYITRGNVAVATIQGMVGGYANVGYMGPGLTLAVLGPEAAVPAALIFCFDVALVFTLAPLLMAFAGTEKLPPFKLALQISRKVFLHPFIIATIAGVLGAAFHFEPPQAVDTILTFLSSAAAPSALFAMGVTVALRPLKRFPVELPGLLAVKLIAHPLIAYLMLGVVGDFDPVWVATGVLMASLPPAATIYVIAQQYNVYIERASTAVLVGTGMSVATVTLVLYLIASGALGSDLVRPIP, encoded by the coding sequence ATGCTGCAGGTCGCTACACTCGCTTTCCCGTTTTTCGGGCTTATCTTTCTGGGGTTTTTCGCCGGGAGAATTTTCAAGGTTCCGGCGGAAGGGCTGGCGTGGCTCAATATTTTCATCATCTATTTTGCACTGCCGGCTCTGTTCTTTCAGCTCATTTCCAAAACGCCAATTGAGGAGCTTGCGAACTGGACTTATGTTTTTTCCACAAGCTTTTCCACATATTGTGCATTCGCGCTCGCGTTCTGTATCGGGATTTACATTACCAGGGGCAATGTCGCCGTGGCGACGATTCAAGGCATGGTGGGCGGCTATGCAAATGTCGGCTATATGGGCCCGGGCCTGACACTCGCAGTTCTGGGGCCGGAGGCTGCTGTGCCGGCAGCTCTGATCTTCTGCTTTGACGTGGCTCTGGTCTTTACGTTGGCCCCATTGCTGATGGCCTTTGCCGGCACTGAAAAGCTACCACCATTTAAGCTGGCATTGCAGATATCGAGGAAGGTCTTTTTGCACCCCTTCATTATTGCAACCATTGCTGGCGTTCTGGGTGCTGCATTTCACTTTGAGCCGCCTCAGGCAGTGGATACAATTCTTACATTTCTGAGCTCTGCAGCTGCGCCTTCAGCGTTGTTTGCAATGGGGGTGACAGTGGCACTGCGCCCGTTGAAGCGGTTCCCTGTCGAACTTCCGGGTCTGCTGGCTGTAAAGCTGATTGCCCACCCACTGATCGCTTACCTCATGCTTGGCGTTGTCGGGGATTTCGATCCGGTCTGGGTGGCAACAGGCGTGCTGATGGCCTCACTGCCGCCAGCCGCCACCATCTATGTCATCGCACAGCAATACAATGTGTATATTGAACGCGCATCCACAGCGGTTTTGGTCGGCACAGGCATGTCTGTCGCGACGGTCACATTGGTGTTGTATCTGATCGCCAGCGGAGCTCTGGGATCGGACCTGGTACGTCCAATCCCCTGA
- a CDS encoding ABC transporter permease codes for MIHRPLALKLLSAFIVFGAWEIAGRVPVSFAFPTFIESMQALFRLTIEGTIFTAYAETLKPLVVGVSISAFFGIGIGLWVGLSQRFEWLFSPIFIVMQAAPLAALIPILVMAYGIGLTSKVFVVCIMAMPVIVLNTASAVRNTPASIKDMGKSFLATDRDIVLKIVIPAASPVIFSGLRLGISAGFIGAILSELKITPTGVGDIITYSRSIADYPSMYAAIFSIIVLAVLFLNLLERIENFLFEGNNRGYVSD; via the coding sequence TTGATCCATCGTCCTCTTGCACTAAAGTTGCTCTCTGCATTTATTGTGTTCGGGGCATGGGAAATCGCCGGCCGCGTACCGGTCAGTTTTGCATTTCCCACATTCATTGAATCGATGCAGGCGCTTTTCAGACTAACCATCGAAGGCACAATTTTCACAGCCTATGCTGAAACCCTGAAGCCACTGGTGGTGGGTGTTTCAATTTCTGCGTTTTTTGGAATTGGCATCGGATTGTGGGTTGGATTGAGCCAACGGTTTGAATGGCTGTTTTCTCCCATATTCATTGTCATGCAGGCCGCGCCGCTTGCCGCGCTGATACCAATTCTGGTCATGGCCTATGGTATTGGCCTCACGTCAAAAGTATTTGTGGTCTGCATTATGGCGATGCCGGTTATCGTGCTCAATACGGCCAGCGCCGTGCGCAATACGCCAGCCTCCATCAAGGATATGGGGAAATCGTTCCTGGCAACGGATCGGGATATTGTCCTGAAAATTGTCATTCCGGCGGCTTCACCGGTCATCTTCTCCGGGTTGCGGCTTGGTATCTCTGCCGGGTTCATCGGTGCTATCCTGTCAGAGTTGAAAATTACTCCCACAGGTGTCGGGGATATTATCACCTACAGTCGTTCGATTGCTGACTACCCCTCAATGTATGCAGCCATTTTTTCCATAATCGTTTTGGCAGTGCTCTTCCTGAACCTGCTGGAGCGAATTGAAAACTTCCTATTTGAAGGGAACAATCGTGGTTATGTCTCAGACTAG
- a CDS encoding alpha/beta hydrolase: MESELELEAEYDNRALVPEHVEILPRWAREAADFRAASRFETMRYGFAERNVVDVFRCNELQPSEKPLILFIHGGYWRALDKDMFSQMAQGLLAQGFDVAIPGYTLCPNITIAGIGAEMEACCRYLGQVEKRPLMITGHSAGGHLAALMCQKDKVEQIRVPVVAGLGISGVYDLTPMLHLSMNDDLKLDLKSALESSPHFATPEPGIYFDAWVGSDESGEFRRQSEGFAMKWRENSALTTYIEMAGANHFTAIEPLTDADSLLVKRIAALAS; the protein is encoded by the coding sequence ATGGAAAGCGAGTTAGAACTGGAAGCAGAGTATGACAATCGGGCATTGGTGCCGGAGCATGTTGAAATTCTGCCGCGCTGGGCACGAGAGGCAGCCGACTTTCGGGCGGCCTCCAGATTTGAAACCATGCGATACGGATTTGCAGAGCGCAATGTCGTCGATGTGTTTCGCTGCAACGAATTGCAACCGAGTGAAAAGCCACTGATTCTGTTTATCCATGGCGGCTATTGGCGTGCGCTCGATAAAGACATGTTCAGCCAAATGGCCCAGGGACTTTTGGCACAGGGCTTTGATGTCGCCATACCCGGCTATACCCTGTGCCCAAACATCACGATTGCCGGGATTGGTGCGGAAATGGAAGCCTGTTGCCGGTATCTTGGCCAGGTTGAAAAACGCCCTTTAATGATCACCGGTCATTCTGCTGGCGGCCATCTGGCGGCGTTGATGTGTCAGAAAGACAAGGTGGAGCAGATTCGCGTGCCGGTTGTCGCCGGACTTGGCATTTCAGGCGTGTATGACCTGACACCGATGCTTCATCTGTCGATGAATGACGATTTGAAACTCGATTTGAAGTCGGCGCTGGAATCCAGCCCGCATTTTGCAACGCCTGAGCCGGGCATTTATTTTGATGCCTGGGTTGGGTCAGATGAGTCGGGAGAGTTTCGCAGGCAAAGTGAGGGTTTTGCCATGAAGTGGCGCGAAAACTCGGCACTCACGACTTATATCGAGATGGCGGGAGCCAATCATTTCACCGCGATCGAGCCACTGACTGATGCCGACAGTCTTCTTGTAAAACGGATCGCGGCATTGGCCAGTTAG
- a CDS encoding ABC transporter substrate-binding protein translates to MRKLLKKIATFAVAVPLAAGLMLSTSYAEKLKIALAETPSDELAAFFVALDRAKAAGLDYEWTAFSDEELAIQAVLSGQMNIGFGTPYSAMQRSKAPIRIIFQLSKLKFFPVTSKKYDDLKDLDGEPILLHSRGGGTDSIANVIEDKIGIKFGKRSYVPGSSNRVVALVGGQTDATIIDLSNKNKVVKQFPDKFNVLPMFEVDSSDEALFANLDWIKENEEQVDIFVKALASVWQDMHKDPTIISRETDPNGPIGQLPKELLAELDGFYTDAVAGGLYDPNGGGRNAAQADMEWYSSAGQLDGDPSTLNIEDFWYLAPLDAAMAK, encoded by the coding sequence ATGAGAAAACTACTGAAGAAAATCGCTACTTTTGCGGTTGCTGTGCCGCTTGCCGCAGGCTTGATGTTGTCCACGTCCTACGCGGAAAAGCTGAAAATTGCTCTGGCTGAGACGCCGTCTGATGAATTGGCTGCGTTCTTTGTTGCGCTTGATCGCGCCAAAGCAGCTGGACTTGACTACGAATGGACAGCTTTTTCTGATGAAGAGCTGGCAATTCAGGCCGTTCTGAGCGGCCAGATGAATATTGGATTTGGCACGCCTTACTCTGCCATGCAGCGTTCAAAAGCGCCGATCCGCATTATATTCCAACTGTCAAAACTCAAGTTTTTCCCAGTCACAAGCAAGAAATATGATGATCTGAAAGATCTTGATGGCGAGCCAATTCTGCTTCACTCCCGTGGGGGTGGTACAGACTCTATCGCCAACGTGATTGAAGATAAGATCGGCATCAAGTTCGGCAAACGGTCCTACGTCCCGGGCTCCTCAAACCGCGTGGTGGCTTTGGTCGGTGGGCAGACCGATGCAACAATCATCGATCTTTCCAATAAGAACAAGGTCGTGAAGCAGTTCCCGGATAAGTTCAACGTTTTGCCGATGTTTGAAGTTGATTCAAGCGATGAAGCACTCTTTGCCAATCTTGACTGGATCAAGGAAAACGAAGAGCAGGTCGACATCTTTGTAAAAGCACTCGCAAGTGTTTGGCAGGATATGCACAAAGATCCAACGATTATCAGCAGAGAGACAGATCCGAACGGCCCTATTGGCCAATTGCCAAAGGAACTTCTCGCCGAGTTGGATGGATTTTATACCGATGCGGTTGCAGGCGGTCTTTACGACCCCAATGGCGGCGGACGCAACGCAGCCCAGGCCGACATGGAATGGTATTCATCTGCTGGTCAGCTGGATGGTGATCCATCAACTCTGAATATCGAGGACTTTTGGTACCTCGCACCGCTTGACGCGGCAATGGCGAAATAA
- a CDS encoding DUF4864 domain-containing protein, with protein sequence MTILTRHMIGLLAGAMALTGATIGVTSAQSVAPADQSEIQSIIRMQVDAFMADNSSTAFSFAAPSIKNMFGSDERFMSMVRQQYPQVFRPQSFEFGRLKSSPTGPVQEAYITGPAGKDWLAVYTLEQQADGSWKISGCYIVPDNGAKV encoded by the coding sequence ATGACAATACTCACCAGACATATGATCGGACTTTTGGCCGGTGCTATGGCACTTACAGGTGCAACTATCGGGGTCACCTCGGCGCAATCGGTTGCGCCGGCGGATCAGAGTGAAATCCAGTCCATTATTCGCATGCAGGTCGATGCATTCATGGCTGACAATTCATCAACCGCATTCTCATTCGCTGCGCCTTCAATCAAAAACATGTTTGGCAGTGACGAACGGTTTATGAGCATGGTGCGCCAGCAATACCCACAGGTTTTCCGGCCACAATCCTTCGAATTCGGCAGGCTGAAAAGCAGCCCCACCGGCCCCGTGCAGGAAGCTTATATTACCGGTCCGGCAGGCAAGGACTGGCTTGCGGTTTACACGCTTGAGCAACAGGCGGATGGGAGCTGGAAGATCAGCGGCTGCTATATTGTGCCCGACAATGGCGCAAAGGTTTAA
- a CDS encoding fumarylacetoacetate hydrolase family protein — translation MSDYVIPAPKIPTIPVEGGGEFPVRRVYCIGRNYAAHSIEMGDDPDRDPPFFFQKNPNNLDASGDFPYPGQTSDVHYEVEMAVALKTGGTNIATADALDHVYGYAACLDMTRRDLQSEAKKKGRPWEIGKAFERSGPIGPLQPVSEVGHPDNGRVELLVNNEVQQEGDLNQMIWKVPEMISYLSDFFELEPGDVIMSGTPSGVGPIQKGDVMVVNIAGLNSLTVKVT, via the coding sequence ATGTCAGATTATGTAATACCGGCTCCAAAAATTCCAACGATTCCTGTCGAGGGAGGTGGCGAATTTCCAGTGAGGCGTGTTTACTGCATTGGACGCAATTATGCGGCACATTCCATTGAAATGGGCGATGATCCGGACCGTGATCCGCCATTCTTTTTTCAAAAAAACCCAAATAATCTAGATGCTTCCGGCGATTTTCCTTATCCGGGCCAAACATCCGATGTGCATTATGAAGTCGAAATGGCCGTGGCCCTTAAAACGGGTGGAACCAATATTGCAACGGCTGACGCGCTCGATCATGTGTATGGGTATGCGGCTTGTCTGGACATGACACGTCGCGATCTTCAGAGCGAGGCAAAGAAAAAGGGGCGTCCCTGGGAGATTGGCAAGGCTTTTGAGCGCTCTGGACCAATTGGACCATTGCAACCGGTCTCCGAGGTCGGCCATCCCGATAATGGTCGTGTCGAACTCCTGGTAAACAACGAAGTCCAGCAGGAAGGCGATCTCAATCAGATGATCTGGAAAGTACCGGAGATGATTTCATACCTCTCCGACTTTTTTGAACTGGAACCGGGCGACGTCATCATGTCCGGAACACCGTCCGGTGTCGGCCCGATCCAGAAAGGCGACGTGATGGTTGTTAACATTGCCGGTCTGAATTCGCTCACCGTCAAAGTTACCTGA